The window CCGTTGTCAATTTCGGCAAACAGCTCGCGCTTGAGGCGGGCATCGTTCAGCAGGTGGGAGTACAGATCGAAGATCGCCGCGCTCTCTTTTTGCGAGCTGGCGGCAAAGCGCTTGCTGAAACGGCGGAACTCTGCGCCGGCTTCTTCCAGCGCCTGGGTCAGGCGTTCGCGCTCGCTGACGGTGTCCAGCGTCGAGGCGCGGTACACCTGATCGAGCGACGGCTGGCTGCTGTCTTGCCAGCCTTCCGCCACCGCCACGCCGGGCGACGCCGCCAGCGCACGGATGCGCGTCTGGCGATATTGGCCGAAAATGGCGTTAAGCTGCGACTGCGAGAGGATCCCGGCCATCTGCGTGGCCAGGGTCACCATGAAGGATTCTTCGCTTTCGTCGAACTGACGCAGTTCGCGCTGCTGCACCACCAGCACGCCCAGCAGTTGGCGACGATGAATGATCGGCACGCCGAGGAAAGATCGGAAACGATCTTCCTTGACCTGAGGAACGTATTTAAAGCTGGGGTGGCTCTGCGCGTCCGCCAGGTTAATCGGCTCCGCCCGCCGCCCCACCAGGCCCACGACGCCTTCATCGAAGGCCAGCGCAATGGTGCGCCCACGCGGTTTTTTCAACCCGCGTGTCGCCATCAGGTAATAACAACGGCGGTCATTGTCTGCCAGATAAATGGAACAGACCTCCGTATCCATCGCCAGACAAGTTTCATTGACCAAAAGATCCAGCGCATCCGTCAGGCTGGCCGCCGCGGCCACCTTCTCAACAATTTCTCGCAAGCGCGTGAGCATAGTCTGCTTAACTTAACCTCTCTTCCTGCGGTAAGCGGGGGCTTGCCGCTGCGCTGCCTGCTCCTGCATTGGCATCACGGTCACGGCGAATTCTTTCATCACCCGGCGGTAGACATCACGTTTGAACGACACCACCTGGCGCACCGGATACCAAAAACTCACCCAGCGCCAGCCGTCAAACTCCGGCGTGCTGCTGCGTTGCATATTGATATCGGCGTCGTTGCACATTAACTGCAACAAAAACCATTTCTGCTTCTGGCCGATACATACCGGCTTTGTGTCCCAACGCACCAAACGTTTTGGCAATTTATAGCGCAACCAGTTGCGGGTTGAGGCCAGGATACGCACATCCTTTTTGCTCAGCCCCACTTCTTCGAACAGTTCACGGTACATCGCCTGTTCCGGGGTTTCGCCAGGGTTAATCCCACCTTGGGGAAACTGCCAGGAGTGCTGACCGTAACGGCGGGCCCACAGGACCTGCCCCTGACGATTGCAGATTACGATACCAACATTCGGGCGGTAGCCATCATCATCGATCACCGGACTACCTCGATAAGCTTAAATTCGCATAGATGTCCTGATTGTTTCACACAAGCTACAGGCGGTAAACCACTGCTTTGCAGCACTGGGGAACGGATAACATTGGGATAACTCACAGATATTGGCAAAGTTATAAACATGCACCCGGTTTTTTGGTCGGTTTTATTCACTTTTTCTGTGGATAGGTGTGTGAAGAACTCTAGGAATAAGCTGGTACAACTCTGTTAACCGTAAAACGGACATTAAATTAAATTTATAATTAATACTTAAAATACAAAAAGATAATATACAATCCAGGGTTATAAACAGGGCAAAAATGTGATCTACGCACGGTTAGGATCTTGCCCTGGCGAAAGATCCACCAACGCCGTTTTTATCCACAGATTATCCGAGCAAGTTACGCACAAAACGGACAAATTCGTAAAAAACCCCCCGCGTCAAGGCTGTAAATCGAACCAGTGATCGGCAAAAATTTGGGTTATCCCATAAATCTGTGGATAAATAGGTGTAAGATCCTGTTTATTGTCGGTGGCTTCAGGTGCACAAGCGCCGGCCTGAATTTTCTTATAGCCCGGCGGTAGGAAAAAAAGCATGTAAAATCATGCTACTATTCTTCTTTTCCCCAGGCTTACGCTGCCGTTATCGGCTGCGTGCAAATGCAGTACGTTTTTCAACCAAAACTGACAGGCTTGATTTATGGCGTTTTTATCCCCCTTGCCCCCACCGCCGGAAAATGAACGGCAGCTGTTCGAGCGCGCGCAGGCGCTGGCCGGTTTTAGCCTGGGCGAACTGGCGGCCCGCGCGCAGTTGCCGATCCCTAAAGATCTGAAACGCGATAAAGGCTGGGTTGGCATGCTGCTGGAGCAGTATCTCGGCGCGATGGCGGGCAGCAAGCCAGAACAGGATTTTCCTGAATTGGGCATCGAGCTGAAAACCATCCCGATCGACGCCGCCGGCAAGCCGCTGGAGACCACCTTCGTTTGCGTGGCGCCGCTCACCGGCAACAGCGGCGTCACCTGGGCCAGCAGCCATGTGCGCCATAAGCTGGCGCGGGTGTTGTGGATACCGGTGGAGGGCGAACGGCAAATCCCGCTGGCGCAGCGGCGTGTCGGCTCACCGCTGCTCTGGAGCCCCAACGCCGCCGAGGAAGAGATGCTGCGCCGCGATTGGGAGGAACTGATGGACCTGATTGTGCTTGGCCACGTAGAGCGCATCACCGCCCGCCACGGCGAAGTGCTGCAGCTGCGCCCCAAAGCGGCCAACAGTAAGGCGCTGACCGAAGCCATTGGCGAACAGGGCCAGCCGATACTGACCTTGCCGCGCGGCTTTTACCTGAAAAAGAGCTTTACCGGCGCACTGCTGGCCCGGCATTTCTTTATCTGAACCTGAACCCCTTCGTTTAGTCGGCGTTTAGGTAACTCTGTCAGCGCAGCGATAAACGGGTATAATTCACTCTTTGCATTTATTGAAGGTGTGCTGGGCAATGTTCGAATGGATTATGGATCCCAATGCCTGGTTAGCGTTAGGTACGCTGACCATTCTGGAGATCGTGCTGGGTATTGATAACATTATTTTCCTTTCCCTGGTGGTGGCCAAATTACCTAAAGCGCAGCAGAACAAGGCGCGCCGCATAGGCCTGGCCGCCGCCATGCTGATGCGCCTGGCGCTGCTGGCTTCTATCGCCTGGGTGATCCGCCTGACCCATCCGCTGTTCACCGTGATGGATCACAGCATTTCCGCCCGCGATCTGATCCTGCTGTTGGGCGGGCTGTTCCTGATCTGGAAAGCCAGCAAAGAGATCCATGAAACCATCGAAGGATCGGAAGAAGAACATCATACCAAGGTGCACAGCTTCTTCGGCGCTATCGTGCAAATCATGCTGCTGGACATCATCTTTAGCCTGGACTCGGTGATTACCGCCGTGGGCCTGTCCGATCATCTGTTCATCATGATGGCGGCGGTGGTGATCGCCGTTGGGGTGATGATGTTCGCCGCCCGCCCGATCGGCGAGTTCGTTAACCGCCACCCATCGGTGAAAATGCTGGCGCTGGCGTTCCTGATCCTGGTGGGCTTCACCCTGATGCTGGAAAGCTTCCAGGTGCATGTACCTAAAGGTTACATCTACTTCGCCATGTTCTTCTCGATGGCGGTGGAAGCGCTCAACCTGATGCGCAGCAAAAAGAGCAGCGCCACTGAATAATCCCCCCGGCGGGAGCCGCTTATGGCGGTTCCCGTTCTCCCCCCGATTCACCTTTGTTACTGTTAATCGTCAAGATAAAGACTTATCTGAGACGCCATCTTTCGATAGTTTGCTAACCTTAGAAGAACGTTCTTTTCTGCATAACTGAGGATCCGCAGGATGAAAAAGTGGGTAATGGCAATATCTGCACTGGTTATGGCCGCCGGTCTGGCGGGCTGCTCCAGTGATTACGTGATGGCGACCAAAGACGGCAATATGATCCTGACCCAGGGCAAACCGGAACTCGACCAGGATACCGGCCTGATCAGCTACAAGGATGAGAAAGGCAACAACCGCCAAATCAATGGCGATCAGGTTTCTCAGGTGATCGAACGCTGATCCCGCCGCTGGCTATCGCACCTCTCCAGCGCGATAGCCTCCGCCCCCTTTCCGCATTGAATCCACTTTCCCCATCATCACGGCTTGGTTATAGTCAGAAAAGGCGATATCACCGCCCGACGGGTTATGTGCCGTAACCTGATACCAGGCTCCTGTTTCACCGGGCTCAGTGGCCCGCAAGCGCTAACAAGAAAGGAAGGCCGT is drawn from Serratia entomophila and contains these coding sequences:
- a CDS encoding TerC family protein; protein product: MFEWIMDPNAWLALGTLTILEIVLGIDNIIFLSLVVAKLPKAQQNKARRIGLAAAMLMRLALLASIAWVIRLTHPLFTVMDHSISARDLILLLGGLFLIWKASKEIHETIEGSEEEHHTKVHSFFGAIVQIMLLDIIFSLDSVITAVGLSDHLFIMMAAVVIAVGVMMFAARPIGEFVNRHPSVKMLALAFLILVGFTLMLESFQVHVPKGYIYFAMFFSMAVEALNLMRSKKSSATE
- a CDS encoding YgdI/YgdR family lipoprotein, whose product is MKKWVMAISALVMAAGLAGCSSDYVMATKDGNMILTQGKPELDQDTGLISYKDEKGNNRQINGDQVSQVIER
- the mutH gene encoding DNA mismatch repair endonuclease MutH, with amino-acid sequence MAFLSPLPPPPENERQLFERAQALAGFSLGELAARAQLPIPKDLKRDKGWVGMLLEQYLGAMAGSKPEQDFPELGIELKTIPIDAAGKPLETTFVCVAPLTGNSGVTWASSHVRHKLARVLWIPVEGERQIPLAQRRVGSPLLWSPNAAEEEMLRRDWEELMDLIVLGHVERITARHGEVLQLRPKAANSKALTEAIGEQGQPILTLPRGFYLKKSFTGALLARHFFI
- the rppH gene encoding RNA pyrophosphohydrolase, with the translated sequence MIDDDGYRPNVGIVICNRQGQVLWARRYGQHSWQFPQGGINPGETPEQAMYRELFEEVGLSKKDVRILASTRNWLRYKLPKRLVRWDTKPVCIGQKQKWFLLQLMCNDADINMQRSSTPEFDGWRWVSFWYPVRQVVSFKRDVYRRVMKEFAVTVMPMQEQAAQRQAPAYRRKRG